In one Zobellia galactanivorans genomic region, the following are encoded:
- a CDS encoding VOC family protein: MKIEHLAIWVSDLEATRHFYEHYFGAVCGERYHNPNKNFTSHFLSFDEGSRLELMHKPDITKASDSTEEHLGFIHFALSVGSKEKVDAITEQLRSDGFQVPGEPRTTGDGYYESVIKDPEGNRIEITV, from the coding sequence ATGAAAATAGAACACCTCGCCATATGGGTATCTGACCTTGAAGCCACCCGTCATTTTTATGAACATTACTTTGGTGCTGTTTGCGGAGAACGGTATCACAACCCGAATAAAAACTTCACGTCTCACTTTTTAAGTTTTGATGAAGGCTCGCGATTGGAGCTTATGCACAAACCGGACATTACTAAAGCATCAGATTCTACAGAAGAACATTTGGGCTTTATTCATTTCGCGCTCTCCGTAGGCTCAAAAGAAAAAGTAGATGCCATTACCGAACAACTTAGGTCTGACGGATTTCAGGTTCCTGGTGAACCAAGAACTACAGGAGACGGCTATTATGAAAGCGTTATCAAAGACCCAGAGGGCAACCGAATCGAAATTACCGTTTAA
- the recJ gene encoding single-stranded-DNA-specific exonuclease RecJ: MRWTIKPKPQQDEIDQLAQALHVDGLVAQLLLQRGISSYEEAKKFFRPQLSHLHDPFLMKDMDLAVARIEKAIAHNENILVYGDYDVDGTTSVALLSSYLLSYYPNVATYIPDRYAEGYGVSFKGIDFADDNGFSLIVALDCGVKAIDKVTYAKEKGIDFIICDHHRPGDHIPDAVAVLDPKRGDCTYPYDELCGCGVGFKLVQALGSRQGHTIHDLIPYLDLVATAIGADIVPITGENRVLAYYGLQVINTNPRAGFKAIIHQIKKTVLTITDVVFVIAPRINAAGRMKHGQHAVNLLTETDLAQAETFAAQIEKFNEDRRGLDKEITQEALEQIQENKEEERFTSVVYKASWHKGVIGIVASRLTETYYRPTLVFTKSGEKLAASARSVKGFDVYNALQGCADCIEQFGGHKYAAGLTLQESQYEEFKARFEKVVAETIDPNLLIPEISVDAQIDFRDISPKLMRIIKQFAPFGPGNMTPVFMAENLKDTGYAKGVGEDGAHLKLAATQNGIGPIGGIGFNMGDKLSIVANRQPFSAVFSLDENEWQGNVSLQMKLKDIQ, from the coding sequence ATGCGCTGGACCATTAAACCGAAACCCCAACAAGATGAAATCGACCAATTGGCACAAGCGCTTCATGTTGATGGATTAGTGGCCCAATTGTTATTACAAAGGGGAATCTCTTCTTACGAAGAAGCCAAAAAGTTCTTTCGCCCACAATTGAGCCATTTGCACGACCCTTTCTTAATGAAGGACATGGATTTGGCCGTAGCCCGTATAGAAAAAGCCATTGCCCATAACGAGAACATCTTGGTCTATGGCGATTACGACGTAGACGGAACTACCTCCGTGGCCCTACTTTCGTCGTACCTACTGAGTTACTATCCTAACGTGGCCACCTATATTCCCGACAGATATGCCGAAGGATATGGAGTTTCATTTAAGGGAATCGACTTCGCCGACGACAACGGCTTTTCATTGATCGTTGCCCTTGACTGTGGGGTAAAGGCCATTGACAAAGTAACCTACGCCAAAGAAAAAGGAATAGACTTTATTATTTGCGACCACCATAGACCAGGCGACCATATTCCCGATGCGGTGGCTGTTCTCGATCCCAAACGCGGTGATTGCACTTACCCCTACGACGAACTTTGTGGCTGTGGGGTAGGCTTCAAGCTCGTTCAGGCCTTGGGCTCAAGGCAAGGACATACCATTCACGACCTGATTCCCTACCTTGACCTAGTGGCTACCGCCATTGGCGCCGACATTGTGCCTATTACGGGAGAAAACAGGGTTTTGGCCTATTACGGACTACAGGTAATCAACACCAATCCGAGAGCCGGTTTTAAGGCGATCATCCACCAAATCAAGAAAACGGTGCTTACCATTACCGATGTAGTTTTCGTGATCGCTCCGCGGATAAATGCGGCGGGCCGTATGAAACACGGGCAACATGCCGTAAACCTGTTGACCGAAACCGATCTGGCCCAAGCGGAGACTTTTGCCGCCCAAATCGAAAAATTCAACGAAGACCGGCGCGGACTCGACAAAGAGATTACCCAAGAAGCCCTAGAACAGATCCAAGAAAACAAAGAGGAAGAGCGCTTTACCTCGGTAGTCTATAAAGCATCTTGGCATAAGGGTGTAATCGGCATTGTAGCCTCCCGCCTTACCGAAACCTATTATCGCCCAACCCTAGTCTTTACCAAGAGTGGCGAGAAACTGGCCGCTTCGGCCCGCTCGGTAAAGGGTTTCGACGTTTATAACGCCCTACAGGGCTGTGCCGACTGTATTGAGCAGTTCGGGGGACACAAATATGCTGCGGGCCTCACCCTGCAGGAATCGCAATACGAAGAATTCAAGGCCCGGTTTGAAAAGGTAGTCGCTGAAACCATAGACCCGAACCTCTTGATTCCGGAAATTTCCGTAGACGCCCAAATCGATTTTAGGGATATTTCCCCAAAGCTCATGCGCATCATCAAACAATTTGCCCCCTTTGGCCCCGGCAACATGACCCCGGTATTCATGGCAGAAAACCTCAAGGATACAGGCTACGCCAAAGGCGTCGGCGAAGATGGGGCCCATTTAAAATTGGCCGCCACCCAAAACGGAATCGGGCCCATAGGGGGCATCGGTTTTAACATGGGCGACAAGCTTTCCATAGTGGCGAACAGGCAGCCTTTCAGTGCCGTTTTTTCCTTGGATGAAAATGAATGGCAAGGAAACGTAAGCTTGCAAATGAAACTAAAAGACATACAATGA
- a CDS encoding uracil-DNA glycosylase family protein, whose product MQKLLSEIRACEVCSKHLPLGPRPIVAAHSQSKIAIIGQAPGTKVHETGIPWDDPSGRQLRKWLNVTDDEFYDEKKFALIPMGFCYPGKGKSGDLPPRPECAPLWHEALFQQMPHLQLIIVIGIYAQGYYLKERKEKNLTETVRAYHNYLPKYFPLPHPSPRNRIWLKKNPWFEVEVVKELQKRVQVVLSNT is encoded by the coding sequence ATGCAAAAACTGCTTTCTGAAATACGTGCGTGTGAAGTTTGCAGTAAGCATTTGCCTCTCGGCCCAAGACCCATTGTAGCCGCACATAGCCAATCAAAAATTGCGATCATCGGCCAAGCCCCCGGAACCAAGGTCCACGAAACCGGAATTCCATGGGACGACCCCAGCGGCAGGCAATTGCGAAAATGGCTGAACGTTACGGACGATGAGTTTTACGACGAAAAGAAATTTGCCTTGATCCCTATGGGTTTTTGTTATCCGGGAAAAGGAAAATCGGGCGACCTACCTCCGCGACCCGAATGTGCCCCACTTTGGCACGAAGCCCTTTTTCAACAAATGCCCCACCTACAACTGATTATCGTTATCGGCATTTACGCCCAAGGATACTACCTAAAGGAGAGAAAGGAAAAAAACCTAACGGAAACGGTAAGGGCCTACCACAACTACTTGCCCAAGTATTTTCCACTTCCCCACCCTTCGCCCCGCAACCGCATTTGGCTTAAAAAGAATCCTTGGTTTGAGGTGGAAGTGGTGAAAGAATTACAGAAAAGGGTTCAGGTGGTTTTGAGTAACACTTAA
- a CDS encoding HopJ type III effector protein has protein sequence MTIDTFIKKLKSTPEAIEFSETMSVIEAHYHFTPSAFTNGTLENAEGQNSGSCKLFAFAKDQQLSKEETLACFGSYYFNDVLDDPEGTGHQNIRNFMQTGFQGLVFSQDPLKKK, from the coding sequence ATGACCATTGATACGTTTATAAAGAAACTAAAATCTACCCCGGAAGCCATTGAATTTTCAGAAACCATGTCGGTGATCGAAGCACATTACCACTTTACTCCCTCGGCCTTTACCAATGGCACCCTAGAGAATGCCGAAGGTCAAAATTCAGGCTCATGCAAGCTTTTTGCCTTCGCCAAAGACCAACAACTGAGCAAAGAAGAGACTTTGGCCTGCTTTGGAAGCTACTACTTTAACGATGTGCTTGACGACCCCGAGGGAACTGGACACCAGAACATCAGGAACTTTATGCAAACCGGATTTCAAGGCCTGGTCTTTTCACAAGACCCCTTGAAGAAAAAATAA
- a CDS encoding OsmC family protein, whose product MATTNHITTKWLGNMQFESTNPSGLNLTIDASPDDGGEGKGLRPKALMLSGLAGCSGLDVASLIKKMKLEVDDFQIETIANLTDEHPKFYDAVTIEYHFHGKNLDEKKLQRAVDLSVEKYCGVMEMFRQFAKLEIKTFFHKD is encoded by the coding sequence ATGGCTACTACAAATCATATCACTACCAAATGGCTGGGCAACATGCAATTTGAAAGCACTAACCCATCAGGTCTAAACTTAACTATAGATGCAAGCCCCGATGATGGCGGAGAAGGAAAAGGGCTACGCCCAAAAGCCCTGATGCTATCTGGTTTGGCCGGTTGTTCAGGACTTGACGTAGCTTCGCTTATCAAAAAAATGAAGTTGGAGGTCGATGATTTTCAAATAGAGACCATCGCCAACCTTACCGATGAGCACCCAAAATTCTACGACGCCGTTACCATCGAATACCACTTCCACGGAAAAAACCTTGACGAGAAAAAATTACAAAGAGCGGTAGACCTCTCCGTCGAGAAATACTGTGGCGTTATGGAAATGTTCCGTCAATTTGCTAAATTGGAAATCAAGACTTTTTTTCATAAGGATTAA
- a CDS encoding four helix bundle protein, translated as MDDKKYDLEDRLVNFAADIAIFCRELPKDFTGEYYGNQLLRSAGSSALNFGEAQGTHTSKDYVHKASICLKELKESRVNLKILNKIEYGNEAKRNLLTDEVQQLIKIIAAIIRNKKHS; from the coding sequence GTGGACGATAAAAAGTATGATTTAGAAGATAGATTGGTAAACTTTGCTGCCGATATTGCTATTTTTTGTCGAGAACTCCCTAAAGACTTTACCGGGGAATATTACGGTAACCAACTCTTACGTTCGGCCGGAAGTTCTGCGCTTAATTTTGGTGAAGCCCAAGGCACGCACACCTCCAAAGATTACGTTCACAAAGCAAGTATTTGTTTAAAAGAACTAAAGGAGTCTAGGGTAAACTTGAAGATTTTGAACAAAATAGAGTATGGCAACGAAGCCAAAAGAAATCTCCTGACAGATGAGGTTCAACAATTAATTAAAATCATTGCCGCCATTATCAGGAACAAAAAACACAGTTAA